A part of uncultured Umboniibacter sp. genomic DNA contains:
- a CDS encoding succinate dehydrogenase assembly factor 2 → MTDLFAQNRIAWASRRGMLELDLVLGPFVEFEYAGLDQADKERYVSLLEEQDQDLFRWFLKADLPEDPEHATMVKLILERHAARG, encoded by the coding sequence ATGACAGATCTATTCGCTCAAAATCGTATTGCTTGGGCAAGTCGCAGAGGCATGTTGGAGTTAGACCTCGTACTAGGGCCCTTCGTAGAGTTTGAGTATGCAGGGCTTGATCAGGCTGATAAAGAGCGCTATGTATCGCTACTTGAGGAACAAGATCAAGATTTATTCCGCTGGTTTCTCAAAGCAGACCTGCCAGAAGATCCAGAACACGCCACAATGGTTAAGTTGATTTTGGAACGCCATGCTGCCCGCGGCTAA
- a CDS encoding DUF3549 family protein gives MTDQLLTLSALLEQADLEVATYDLSRQIRRIEHQDWLAFERGEQAWENPVQAAATFAIVGLNKQQIENSVVWFFQLPLDERMHLNLGARDGLIDQLLSRAAANAENLNAEEATDLQAAAKDLSASIQPPVERRAKFHSMLRVDNQLASTDNYQLVKRWLDNPEDQDVDLLPLQGLADLSVRLNQPGVAQKLSANALLLGDRHWQILAHLLENETLPAVLIKTIESHLQAELTSDRDATNTAALLQSLAGCDTACRERNLLRTLNSAHGVSGEVIGVVAGRFWNDLQQPDVCRQFFSNLLQFNDGISFVPVVRQLMTFTALRPFIIACLNQPFEDERLETLRIKHLGH, from the coding sequence ATGACAGATCAACTCCTCACCCTTAGCGCACTCTTAGAGCAAGCCGATCTCGAGGTAGCGACCTATGATTTATCACGGCAGATTCGTCGGATAGAGCATCAAGACTGGCTAGCATTCGAACGAGGTGAACAAGCCTGGGAAAATCCCGTTCAAGCGGCAGCAACCTTTGCCATTGTCGGCTTGAATAAGCAGCAGATAGAAAATAGCGTGGTCTGGTTCTTCCAATTACCGCTGGATGAACGCATGCACCTCAACCTAGGAGCCCGAGACGGCCTAATTGACCAACTCCTCAGTAGGGCAGCAGCCAATGCTGAAAACCTCAACGCTGAAGAGGCCACCGATTTACAGGCCGCAGCCAAGGACCTGAGCGCTAGTATTCAGCCTCCGGTTGAACGGCGCGCCAAGTTTCATTCCATGTTGCGAGTGGATAACCAGCTTGCCTCAACGGACAACTATCAACTGGTGAAGCGCTGGTTGGACAATCCTGAGGACCAGGATGTTGATCTGCTGCCCCTCCAGGGCTTAGCAGATTTGAGCGTTCGTCTGAATCAACCTGGCGTCGCCCAAAAGCTCAGTGCGAATGCTCTTTTGCTCGGCGATCGTCACTGGCAAATTCTGGCTCATCTACTGGAAAATGAGACTCTCCCCGCGGTACTGATTAAAACTATCGAAAGCCACTTACAAGCCGAATTGACGAGTGACCGCGATGCCACCAACACCGCGGCCTTACTGCAGAGTTTGGCTGGCTGCGACACGGCGTGCCGCGAACGCAACCTGCTTCGTACCTTGAACTCCGCCCACGGTGTTTCGGGCGAGGTGATAGGCGTCGTAGCAGGCCGTTTCTGGAATGACCTGCAACAGCCAGACGTATGCCGCCAGTTCTTTAGCAACCTGCTGCAATTCAACGATGGCATCAGCTTCGTTCCCGTTGTTCGCCAGTTGATGACGTTCACGGCGCTTCGCCCGTTT